The genomic segment GGTAGCTTGCGGTAGCCTGAGGAACTTTCTTGAAGGATTCGAAATTGAAAATGATGTCGCCGACGTGGCGGACCAGGTTCTTGAGCGTTTGTTTATAGAAACTTTCCGATTTGTCGGTGCTTTCGTTACAGGCGTAGGTGCGGTTTGCCTGAACAATACGTTGTTTCCAATGGAAGGTGCACAAGAGCTCAAAAACCAATTTCTCGAAGATCCATGCGATGACTGAAATGGTTTTTTTTCTTACAAAAGTGGGGCCTGCCCACGATATGTTTTTGAAATAGCTCACTAATACGAAATTTATAAAAATCTGTAGAAATTATTTTACTAAAAACCGGTTGCAGATAGGCTATGAACAAGTTATTTTCAAAAATGAATTGACGAAACCAAACTAATGTAGAAAGGAGAATAAAATGAAGCTTGCAATTTCCGTCTCTGGCGGTGGTGCCTTGGGAATAGGCCCCCTCCAGTTTATGCGTCGACTCGAGGAAGATCTCGGTTCGACTCTTGCGGAATGGGGAGCGGCTTATGCCGGTACATCGACCGGCTCTATTGTCGCGGCGGGACTCTGTACCGGTATGTCCGCCGCAAAGCTCTACGACCTCTATAAAGAAAATTTGTCTGCTATATTTACCAAGGTGAGCGCTGCGCGTATCGTGACGAACAATTATTACCGTTACGACAACTCCAAGCTCAAGAAGCTCTTGCAGAATAATTTCCGCGACCAGATGTACACCTTCAAGAAGCCCATCTACATTCCGGCGACATTTATGAACGGTGAAAGCGTCGAGAAAGTGTGGGACCGCGGCGACGGTGCAACGAACCAGTGGTTTGCTATCCTGTCTAGCTGCTCTGCCCCTACGTATTTCGATACGGTGAGTCGCAATAAGGACGGCAAAAAGGAAATCTACTGCGATGGCGGTATGTGGGCGAACGATCCTATTATGGTTCTGGAATCTGGCTTGAACAAAGTAAAGGAATTCAAGGGAAACTACAAGATCCTTTCGTTCAACACGGGAATGGCCCGTCCGAATAGTGCGCCCAAGGACAAGAGCATTGTCGGCTGGGGCAAGTATATTCTCGACGAATGGATTGCC from the uncultured Fibrobacter sp. genome contains:
- a CDS encoding patatin-like phospholipase family protein, translated to MKLAISVSGGGALGIGPLQFMRRLEEDLGSTLAEWGAAYAGTSTGSIVAAGLCTGMSAAKLYDLYKENLSAIFTKVSAARIVTNNYYRYDNSKLKKLLQNNFRDQMYTFKKPIYIPATFMNGESVEKVWDRGDGATNQWFAILSSCSAPTYFDTVSRNKDGKKEIYCDGGMWANDPIMVLESGLNKVKEFKGNYKILSFNTGMARPNSAPKDKSIVGWGKYILDEWIARTGNSGYYEACANIGAENVYRVAPHVSDKYAMDDLSLVDEVSNIWDDYYNAVKKDVLKFVKSTVSAKK